A genomic segment from Aspergillus puulaauensis MK2 DNA, chromosome 1, nearly complete sequence encodes:
- a CDS encoding Zn(II)2Cys6 transcription factor domain-containing protein (COG:K;~EggNog:ENOG410PMQS;~InterPro:IPR036864,IPR001138;~PFAM:PF00172;~go_function: GO:0000981 - DNA-binding transcription factor activity, RNA polymerase II-specific [Evidence IEA];~go_function: GO:0008270 - zinc ion binding [Evidence IEA];~go_process: GO:0006355 - regulation of transcription, DNA-templated [Evidence IEA]) translates to MADNAQRPRPPPNRRRDKVQLSCDPCRHRKLRCDRHRPCGACTRRGITNSCIYAKTSSTPDAQRSVAPRQSASLHGRISELESLVVTLMEGQPLPSLPTPNSPRPSDVFPHPERLNKSPDAAAAPADPGTLKLRESGTSYVQSVHWEAILAKIRGLKEDIVPDSNPPGSHLFYGPNRHATRDEILAAVPPRPVVDRLMALHFDSHIVTPYLIHRKKFLREVGSF, encoded by the exons atggccgacAATGCCCAACGCCCCCGTCCGCCGCCAAACCGCCGCAGAGACAAAGTCCAGCTTTCCTGCGACCCTTGTAGACACCGCAA GCTGAGGTGCGACCGACATCGCCCATGCGGAGCTTGCACAAGGCGTGGCATCACCAACTCCTGCATTTATGCGAAGACATCTTCTACCCCTGATGCTCAGCGGTCTGTTGCTCCGCGACAGTCCGCCAGCCTCCATGGACGAATTTCTGAATTGGAGAGCCTTGTCGTGACGCTCATGGAAGGCCAACCACTCCCAAGCCTGCCCACACCAAACTCGCCGAGACCATCAGATGTGTTCCCTCATCCCGAGAGACTAAATAAGTCCCCggatgcagctgcagccccGGCAGACCCTGGCACCCTAAAGCTGCGCGAGTCCGGAACAAGCTATGTCCAGAGTGTCCATTGGGAGGCCATTCTGGCCAAAATCAGAGGATTGAAGGAGGACATCGTCCCTGATAGCAATCCGCCCGGTTCACACTTGTTCTATGGCCCGAACCGTCATGCAACTCGAGATGAGATCCTGGCCGCTGTTCCACCTCGTCCAGTTGTCGACCGCCTGATGGCCCTTCACTTCGATTCCCACATTGTCACTCCGT ATCTCATTCATCGCAAGAAGTTTCTCCGAGAGGTGGGTTCTTTCTAA
- a CDS encoding uncharacterized protein (InterPro:IPR016446,IPR029479,IPR000415;~PFAM:PF00881;~go_function: GO:0016491 - oxidoreductase activity [Evidence IEA];~go_process: GO:0055114 - oxidation-reduction process [Evidence IEA]) has translation MDHRVGQRDGLISKFTDIVLLAYKYAQVTLTCSSTNSNDSFLNCYISSRYLPAMSATKLNTLASQRYRDTESSTFADPTASSSSPIPEALQTILSHKSCRAFLPAALANGTLETLLTAGSSGSTSSLYQTWSVVAIQEPEHKAKVAALADDQEFIRQAPLLLVFCPNLRRLHTLSTHYGQQPARALDSMDMFIISVVDAAIAGQNVAIAAEAMGLGICYVGAIRNNAAELCELLNLPPLTWGGVWHGGWVSGFAG, from the coding sequence ATGGACCATCGCGTAGGACAGCGCGATGGATTGATCAGCAAGTTCACGGACATTGTGCTACTCGCCTATAAATACGCGCAAGTAACACTGACGTGCTCCTCTACCAACTCGAATGATTCATTCCTAAACTGCTATATCTCATCCAGATACTTACCGGCCATGTCCGCAACAAAATTAAACACCCTAGCCTCCCAACGCTACCGGGACACCGAATCCTCCACATTCGCAGAtccaacagcatcatcctCAAGCCCCATCCCAGAAGCCCTGCAGACAATCCTGTCCCACAAGTCCTGCCGTGCTTTTCTCCCCGCCGCTCTTGCCAACGGAACCCTCGAAACCCTGCTCACAGCCGGCTCAAGCGGCTCCACATCCTCCCTATACCAAACCTGGTCCGTGGTAGCCATCCAAGAACCAGAGCACAAAGCAAAAGTCGCCGCCCTCGCAGACGATCAAGAGTTCATCCGCCAAGCGCCCCTGCTGCTAGTCTTCTGCCCGAATCTGCGCCGGCTGCATACCCTCTCCACGCACTATGGGCAGCAGCCTGCGAGAGCGTTAGACAGCATGGACATGTTCATCATCAGCGTGGTCGATGCCGCAATCGCAGGGCAGAATGTTGCTATTGCGGCTGAGGCGATGGGGTTGGGGATTTGCTATGTGGGCGCGATTAGGAATAACGCGGCGGAGTTGTGTGAATTGTTGAATCTGCCTCCGCTGACGTGGGGGGGTGTTTGGCATGGCGGTTGGGTATCCGGATTTGCGGGATAG
- a CDS encoding fungal specific transcription factor domain-containing protein (COG:K;~EggNog:ENOG410PMQS;~InterPro:IPR007219;~go_function: GO:0003677 - DNA binding [Evidence IEA];~go_function: GO:0008270 - zinc ion binding [Evidence IEA];~go_process: GO:0006351 - transcription, DNA-templated [Evidence IEA]), with protein MKDAFREKAVQSLILARYTRGGPYILETLITVLTGEFVLLKDSATDGWLFISTILRIAMRMGYHRDPDHFAGISPFEGEMRRRIWTTILQLDLSLSLEMGLPRNATDTHIDTKQPSNLRDCDFDEDTSEMPPLRPETEWTPILPLIARGRLITALGLICDVNTDINPLSYEQVLKVDALLEDVHNRAIPPVLRWGTKPNAITDSPNLVVQRISVETTYYKSRILLYRRSLISYPGRQAQEQGRESVRICLDSALKILSFQEMLHEESRPFGRLCQLRWKVTHIFNQDVLLATSVLCLYLQDVDKFELNDLAGQTTRLPRAEEIRQQLTISHKIWLQMSTTSAEAGKVAKALSIVLENTEATGDDRDGPVSYDFQTDLGTVPLNEFGTTFTNESDFPPGFYSPLTFFDNVLETWGS; from the exons ATGAAGGATGCCTTCCGGGAGAAGGCCGTTCAGTCTCTGATTCTGGCCAGGTATACGAGGGGAGGGCCGTATATTCTGGAAACCCTCATAACGGTCCTTACTGGAGAGTTTGTACTCTTGAAAGACAGCGCTACCGATGGTTGGCTTTTCATCAGTACCATACTCCGTATTGCAATGCGTATGGGCTATCACCGGGACCCAGATCACTTTGCCGGAATATCCCCATTTGAGGGTGAGATGCGTAGACGAATCTGGACTACAATTCTTCAGTTAGACCTCAGTCTATCTTTGGAGATGGGCCTTCCTCGAAATGCCACAGATACGCATATCGATACAAAACAACCAAGTAATCTGCGCGATTGTGACTTCGACGAGGACACAAGCGAGATGCCTCCGCTGAGGCCAGAAACAGAATGGACGCCGATCCTCCCTCTCATCGCAAGAGGGCGACTGATCACAGCTCTCGGCTTGATTTGCGACGTCAACACCGATATTAATCCCCTTTCCTACGAGCAGGTCCTCAAGGTCGACGCACTTCTTGAAGACGTACACAATCGTGCTATCCCCCCTGTACTGCGCTGGGGAACTAAGCCAAACGCCATCACGGATAGCCCAAATCTTGTGGTGCAGCGTATTAGTGTAGAAACGACCTACTACAAATCACGCATCCTCCTGTACCGGAGATCTTTGATCAGCTACCCAGGTCGACAGGCTCAAGAGCAGGGCAGGGAGTCGGTGCGAATTTGCTTAGATTCCGCACTCAAAATTCTATCGTTTCAAGAAATGCTCCATGAAGAGTCTCGGCCATTTGGTCGTTTGTGTCAGCTTCGATGGAAGGTCACCCATATTTTCAACCAGGATGTTCTCCTAGCGACGAGCGTGCTCTGTCTCTACCTCCAAGACGTGGATAAGTTTGAATTGAATGACTTGGCAGGACAGACAACGCGACTGCCTAGAGCCGAAGAGATTCGACAACAACTAACGATCTCGCACAAGATCTGGCTTCAAATGAGTACGACATCTGCCGAAGCTGGAAAAGTGGCGAAAGCACTGAGCATCGTCCTTGAAAATACAGAAGCGACTGGCGATGACAGAGACGGGCCCGTTTCCTATGACTTTCAGACCGATCTTGGTACCGTACCCCTGAATGAATTTGGCACAACGTTTACCAATGAAT CAGATTTTCCTCCCGGCTTCTACTCTCCTCTCACTTTTTTTGATAATGTATTGGAAACCTGGGGGTCATGA
- a CDS encoding MFS transporter (COG:S;~EggNog:ENOG410QDX2;~InterPro:IPR020846,IPR011701,IPR036259;~PFAM:PF07690;~TransMembrane:11 (o58-83i95-116o122-142i185-204o210-232i281-306o326-345i366-384o390-416i423-445o457-477i);~go_function: GO:0022857 - transmembrane transporter activity [Evidence IEA];~go_process: GO:0055085 - transmembrane transport [Evidence IEA]), whose product MADLESAPEEPARAQDGHGEPEQTSIEQETKDNVVDWDGPDDPQNPRNWPAWKRLTQVGLASAFLLTANLAATMFAPGAAALAQEFHITSSTVSSLTVSIYLCGFALGPMFIAPLSELYGRLVVYHICNIIYIGFIVGCALGKNTGMFLVFRFLAGCASSGPLTVGGGTVADVVPPAQRGKAMSVFSMGPLLGPVLGPIVGGFVSESIGWRWTFWIIVILAGVFFVLSIFLLRETNAVVLLGWKAARLRKETGNAALVSKMDRGLTPGQLFIRAITRPTKLLILSPIVLLLSLLCAFVFGLLFLLFTTFPTVFEEQYHFSAGVSGLAYLGLGIGMVISLAAFAGVSDKLHKALGDSPKPEGRLKPMMWVMPTVPVGIFWYGWAAAKQTHWIVPILGTCCFGFGFLWVVLPTQLYLLDAFGPEAAASALAANVILRLLFAAFIPLAGPSLYADLGLGWGNSVLGFIGVAFLPVPYFFYRYGGWLRERFAVKL is encoded by the exons ATGGCTGACTTGGAATCTGCCCCCGAGGAACCGGCCAGAGCGCAAGACGGCCACGGCGAGCCTGAACAAACATCAATTGAACAAGAGACCAAGGACAATGTCGTTGACTGGGATGGGCCAGACGATCCCCAAAACCCGCGGAACTGGCCAGCATGGAAACGCTTGACCCAAGTCGGGCTGGCCAGCGCTTTCTTGCTCACTGC AAACCTCGCCGCGACAATGTTTGCACCTGGGGCTGCCGCGCTTGCTCAGGAGTTCCATATCACGAGCTCCACCGTTTCCAGTCTCACCGTCTCCATTTACCTTTGCGGCTTCGCCCTTGGGCCAATGTTCATTGCACCTCTATCCGAACTGTACGGACGTCTGGTGGTTTACCACATCTGTAATATCATTTACATTGGCTTCATTGTCGGATGTGCGCTCGGCAAAAACACCGGCATGTTTCTCGTCTTTCGATTTCTTGCCGGGTGTGCTTCTTCGGGTCCATTGACTGTTGGTGGAGGAACAGTCGCCGATGTTGTCCCGCCAGCTCAGCGTGGGAAGGCGATGTCTGTGTTCTCCATGGGACCGCTTCTGGGACCA GTGTTGGGCCCAATTGTTGGTGGATTTGTGTCCGAATCGATTGGCTGGCGGTGGACGTTTTGGATCATCGTAATCCTA GCAGGAGTATTTTTTGTCCTGtcaatcttcctccttcgcgAGACCAACGCTGTTGTCTTGCTAGGATGGAAGGCTGCTCGCCTGCGGAAGGAAACAGGCAATGCTGCTCTGGTTTCAAAGATGGATCGAGGCCTGACCCCCGGCCAGCTATTCATCCGCGCTATTACTCGACCAACAAAGCTTCTGATCCTGTCGCCAATCGtgcttctcctctcccttctATGCGCGTTCGTTTTCGGCCTCCTCTTTCTACTATTCACCACGTTTCCCACGGTCTTCGAGGAACAATACCACTTCTCCGCCGGCGTTTCTGGATTGGCATATCTCGGCCTTGGAATTGGAATGGTCATCTCTCTCGCAGCCTTCGCCGGCGTCAGCGACAAGCTGCACAAGGCACTTGGAGATTCGCCCAAACCTGAAGGACGCCTGAAGCCCATGATGTGGGTCATGCCCACCGTGCCCGTCGGTATATTCTGGTACGGCTGGGCAGCCGCGAAGCAGACTCATTGGATCGTGCCCATCCTCGGCACTTGTTGCTTTGGATTTGGCTTTCTCTGGGTCGTACTGCCGACGCAGCTCTACTTGTTGGATGCGTTTGGCCCTGAGGCTGCTGCCTCTGCGTTGGCGGCGAACGTGATTCTCCGCCTTCTTTTTGCAGCTTTCATTCCATTGGCAGGGCCGTCTTTGTATGCGGACCTGGGACTTGGGTGGGGAAATAGCGTCTTGGGTTTTATAGGCGTGGCTTTTCTTCCGGTGCCATATTTCTTCTATCGTTACGGAGGGTGGCTCAGGGAGCGCTTTGCTGTGAAGTTATAA